Within the Salvia hispanica cultivar TCC Black 2014 chromosome 4, UniMelb_Shisp_WGS_1.0, whole genome shotgun sequence genome, the region CGAAGCAGAGAGAAGATTACTAGCAAATGCACTTCTTGATTTCTCAAATCAATACTTTGTCCTCCTCTCAGAGTCTTGCATTCCTCTCTACAACTTCTCCACTATATATTCCCATCTAATGGAGTCTTCCCACAACTTCGTCGAGTCTTATGATCTGCCGGGGCCTGTGGGCCGCGGCAGATACAGCCAAGAGATGGGCCCCAGCATCACCCTAGACATGTGGCGGAAGGGGTCCCAGTGGTTCCAGATCGACCGAAATTTGGCCATGGAAATCATTTCAGACAAGACGTATTTTCCAGTTTTCCAAAATTACTGCAGCGGCTCGTGCTACGCGGACGAGCACTACCTACCAACGTTCGTGAGCATGAAATTCGGAGAGAGGAACGCGAACCGGACGTTGACTTGGGTTGACTGGTCGAGGGGCGGACCCCACCCCTCGAAGTTTATTAGGACGGATATCACGAAAGAGTTCTTGGAAAAGATGAGGAGTGGGAGCAGCTGCGAGTATAATGGAGCAAAGACGAATGTTTGCTATTTGTTTGCAAGAAAATTCACTCTAAATGCTTTGGATAGATTATTGAGGTTTGCACCAAGTGTTATGCATTTTGACAACTAGATATGtgcatacatatttatatatagattcTTTGCTAGGATGTCATTCTTTGATgtatattctttaattatatcaTACCCATTTTTCGAAATCAATTATTCTTACTATTGCAAAAACTAATGAAAGTGAAACCATATTTGTtcacaattataaaaataaaacaattacttggaaacaaatttgattttaaatactactatttcgGATCACCTGTGTAAACACTAAACCGAGCTTGATTTGGAgcaaaagtgcaaaaacaGTCGAACTTACCTgttcaaaatcaattaatttaatgtcgAATTAAAAGGTTATTATATGAGCTGTAGAGAGTACCATCATTCATTGCAGAATGTACACGCAATAAACAAGAATGTTTACTTGGAAAATGAAACAGACATGGCTTGTGACTTAAAAAGGTTGTTggtgatttaattattattatcatgcTCACTAAGTAAAGAAAGTTAGATTTGGAGAGCATATTTTACAGGTGgatgtattttaataattcttACCATTCTTCGTAAAtagttattgtttttatttttatgattaagtCGCTTTCATAATTATAGTCTAAGTACTCACGTcgttccacaataagagtcttgTTTAGTCATTTATgttcgtcccataataagagttatattttacttttaacataaatgataaataggttccacattccaccaacttattccattcacattttgttataaaactaatatatataagttaataggtccatgatcaattgagattttttagggtaattgaaaaatgagatgcaatatcagccactcatttttattaaatgagtggtccagattttgccacacaaaaaatatttttagattaatttattatgaaagggcagaatggtaatttCAGAATGACACATCTTCAACTCatcctttctctctcaatttccTCTCGGCCGCTGCCCTCTCTCTTCGGCACCAATTTGTAGTGCTCGCCGGTGCTACTGATCGTGCAGCCCGTCGCCACAATCAATCGTCTTCGCCGATCATCAATCAAGCCAGAGACGACGCCGCCTCCAGACACGCCCTTTCTCTCTCGCGTGGTTTAATGTCGCTGTTGTTCACTACGCTTCGCTGCTCCTGCTGTACGAAGCTCCGAACAGCCTTCGCTTCTCACGACGTCGCTTCGCCAGAAGCTTAATTGTTGATTCAAGTATGGATGTGAACTGATTTTTAGTGAGAGAAATTGCTACCTCTGTTTTCGCTGCTCCTGTTCGCGTCTGTCGCCAGAGCTCTGTCTAGAATCTAGAAAGTCGACTATTTTAAGGTTCATCTTCGCGATTTTCGCTGTTTTTATCAAAATGCTTGAACATTTGGGgaaaaatctgaaaatacTGATTTCTGCTCATTTCAATGCTGAATTTCGCTTTTATCTCGCGATTTCAACAGAGATCtcgcatttttttatttaattcgaTTTATGCCTCTCAAATCTGCTTCGCAAATCACTTGCATTTgctcgttgacataataacgtttgttgttgacatgaattatataggtGTTATGTTTggtatactaaaaagcatgtttcgagcaagtttcgctcgaatagaatcttgcttgtatacgtaaaactctataatccacttttaacccgattcagtattattcgagcagtttcgcacgaatagaatcagtatattattacattgtgtttgcttgtgcatttataagatgttttataaacatttaaatgtataagaagcaaacaaagtctaagtcttttgcttagtagaccggttgtgggcgtcgtccactttaaggtaacacggtcagatctatgcaatattttgcaaaagaaaaagaagaatttcacaacctagataagctttggctacctatcgtgaaaggttgcaatgtcagtccgcatatttctaagccttactaaaataagatgacattagtgtggtatagcactgaacggatctaacagcaagacgtgcctttatgctatctactgaaagactaggtcttgataaaatactatttcttaatctacatatattagcattgagcatacggtattgattatgcactactttgacttatcaaatggtgcgggtttttcgcaacccaataatcctgatatattgggtagtggtgattaatatctagcggtgctaggattgctattatgttgaaacgtgcgcgaggtgagtctcgtttgataatgtcctcaagaggagctcgaacaaggttttattattcggaaaactggccagttggagttttattactctatgaataataaataaatgtttcttgctaagtccactcttggaattaataagatattaataaattaagtccatagcagacattaattaattaatggacatttatatcttaagcgcgagaaataaataataaacaaagtggaaacccggattacttgtaatttcggatttggatggggagagttcaatattacttctgtagcggttgctcgtaatattcgaatataagcttgtattaaattgtgggttcatttaattagtaaaaagctaattgggggagcccatatccaaaaccttccatagatccctgtctgggcccaaaaggaacttaatataaataggagaataaaggagacataattcattcattattattactcatatttttcgtCTCTCTCTACCTAGAGGAGTTTgaatttctctcctaattggagaaggatttcttttgtcttctttattcgagtcctagtattttgataagatcaagacaccctgatatcgagatacaattcgggaaccagagagaagatccgtggtctagtattgaagatcatcgtggagaaggcgcgagcaatcgacgattctttggagaatcaaatcggtaaccctaaaccgtagaattcatgttttaggatttactttctttgagcatgaattatttgcgttctagcatgcaattatctgtttaacatgtgaattgattaatcgcataatcggtcaaatagatcctacgtctgatttatttgttttgtacaagtcttccgttgtgcaaagggcaccaaaccccaacaataggtcgttgacataaattttatgaaaaatgttgttgacataaattatatgtaaaacattgttgttgacatgaattatatgtaaatcgTTTTTGTTggtataaataatatacgtcgttgacattaattatttgtaaaacgttattgttgacataatagttgacataaataaagtttgttgttgacatcgtagttgacataaataaagtttgttgttgacatcgtagttgacataaataaagtttgttgttgacatcgtagttgacataaataacgtttgttgttgacattgttGCTGACATAATGTCTTTGTAGTTGACATCGTGcgaaaatgataattataccccctagttgacataatgtctcaGTAGTTGATATTGCGCGAAAATTGTGAATGAGTGGCTGAAAATGCATCTTAGTTGACATTGAAGTGAGACTCCTATTCTGCTAATTTATTCAACTCATTTtgctttacatttcttaaaatccgtgctaTAACTAAATAGCGCTCCTAtataggacggaggaagtatattattttctaaaagtaTAATTTGTATTATTGCACACTCAGATGTTTGGTGAGTACACTTATGTGGATTTACTTTTAAGAATGCattgaatatttttcttcatatatGAGGAAATAGAATGGCTATACTTATAGGCTTGTAGCATAATTAGTTGCATTATTTTGTCTGTAACCGTAGCCCGTAGGTGCATCCGTGCATGAACATTTAATAAtacgaaaataaaatcaatataattaatatgcaaaattggaattaaagccttcaatttcaaatctaaaaatatttaatttgaaattgaattataattttacaatttaaatttcatataaaaaatagataattagaattttaaatagttttaGACATCTTCGTGACCATATAATAAATGttccaattaaaaaatgtaattggCTTTGTTCAAGACATCACTAgtcatataaaatttgatctttttgaatttgtatacAATAAAGATAATGCGTAAATTAAAACACTATATGAAATATGAGCAAACAGTTCGTATTTTTATGGACAATTATTGATCCCGTGAAGGAATATAAAAGCTTtacaaaaataccaaattaaaaaatatagaacaAAGTCAAAATTTTGTGTAATGAAtggaattaataaaagtataagTTTACATCAGAAAGTGAGCAAGATAGAGAAAACTACTTCTTCATATACTATTGCATCTGTGCGTATTttacgaaaaataaaaatacgaATACAATCATGAAGATATTTGATGTGGtagtatattagtactatactaATTACATGAATAATGGCAATGTCAGAAATTAATAacgaaagagagaaaaagatttATATATCTTTCATATTCTCATGGGCAAAATAGTCACATGAGGCCTTGTATaggttttatatatatatatatatatatatatatatatatatatatatatatatatatataggtgtgtTAGGGTCCTTACTAACATCTTAGCGTAAAACACAGCACAAatcacagcccttggatcattagattggatggctgtgatttgttacattatgatactaaaaatctacattattaggcgaggtacattattagactagaaatgtacattgtaagactaaaactgtacatttctaaactaaaatgctacattattaaactaaaatgctacattatcatccgagctacattattagtctaaaattctacattattagatgacacgtggcattaatctaaccattagatcatatgatccaatggactgcaagtgttttgagttttacttatacttagcgttctgacctgaatacatccctatatatatatatatatggttttgatctatgaagatcagatttaaatatagaaacgCAGAACACGGTCATACATAAGaaatttttaggtcatagttagtttatttttaggtcatgctaacaaagcatgacctaaaatgatcttaacataacataaacccaaatcttataatatgacctaaaactacttaattatgaccttccctgttttgggttaattattgaccattagatcatctaatcctagggccaagatttgggttgcatttctggatttaaatgcattcttattttgatcatctccctatatatatatatatatatcaaaaagGCTCAAGTCAAAATCGGCAAGCAAACAAGCTCAGAGtacaaaaatccaaacaaaaaaaacaacaaacaacGGTCAAAGCTACCTGACAGACAACCAACAAAACGCGTCAATGGCCAAGAAACCAACACGCTCACCCAAACAGccgaaaaactaaaaaacaacacACAACCAAAAGCACCCTACAAACAATAgcatagataaaatatgaatttttttattttttagatctcaaaatatgattttttttcctactACCATTTTTCATAGTCCATTATAAAATAGACAAACTCTGACACCATTTCCAAGGGTACACTAAAACTTAAATTGGGATAGGTAATTAGaacatctccaaccatttacattataatcaaacacattttagtgtaaatatcacattaaatatagttttactccaacctttacactaaactcaaacttaaaagaatatcctctatattatgctttttttactcacaaaatttgaaatttttttggatttgggTTTAATGTAAACTAAAAGagtaagtattttttttccgaaaaaaccaaaatagGATTGGTTTTGGAGTATTATTGGAGCTAATTTCTATCccatttttggtttatttgtACCATTAGAGATGGTCTTAGCTCCAATAGTACTTCAAAaccaatctcattttttatgattgggaaaaaaaatatctatctttaggtttacactaaactcaaatccagtttttcaaattttgttagtaaaaaacataatatagataatattcttttaaatttgagtttagtaTAAACGGTTgaattaaaatcatatttgatgtgACATTTACACTCCAAAACTCATCCTATTTTGGGTTTTcgagtaaaaaattactattcttagatttaaattaaataaatttaatttaaatcactttttcaaaactatttgtatataaaattaaatggattgCGAATGTTcttttaaattagattttagtaaaaataattggattaaaattattatttaaaaataagtttgactttaatatatactccctctgttctaTAGTAGAGGAggtgtttcttttcggcacggtttaagaaaaattgtgttaagtgagttaagtaaaggaagtaggcctgtcaaatcgggtactcgcggatacccgatccaaaaatttcgggtacccgatcccgaatttcccaaaatttaatacccgatacccgattcGAAAATGATTTCGGGTACTcagatacccgactcgggtatccagtcccaattgtggatttgtttaaatatttttttagttatttttgtaagaaaattaactacaaattttagaaatacaaactTGTAGTTCGAATTTGAGACAAACTTGAAGTAGTTCgaatttaaggaaaaaaaaaaactactacaaattattagaaataaaaaattcatatcattCATCCATAATAAACTTCACAAGTCATACCTTAACCCTAAATGTGACTTAAGAGTGAAGGATTTCGGGAGtacatatgatttttttaattataaaatagatacaccatttattaaatttaaaagaaattttaaaaatcgggtaatttgggtatacccgatacccaataatccaaaaattcaATACCCGAACCCGATCCCAATCCCGAAACTCAAAaaatcgggtattgggtatTCAATTACCTGATATCTATTTTGACCGACCTAAAAGGATGAATAAagaaggaaatgaaaaaggtagagagtaaaaagtaagagggagtaaagtaagtgagaagaagtgtgttgacttttactaaaaggagaaatgactcaactaccaTGAAACgcattaaaatgacaaaatgactcaactaccatgtaatggagggagtattattagaGATACTGTAAAGATCTAAAAGTTgcatactccatttttttcatggaTTTATGAAGTTTATtctaaattactactcccttcgtccatgCAATATTGTCCAAGTTTGACTCGGCgtagattttaagaaatactataaaGAAATGTGAgtctatatttatatgttaattttataataaaatgcgagtgTAAAGAGTTAGTGAGAAATGAggtccatttaccaaaaaataaaaataaagtggacAACTTTTTATGGAcagaataaaatagtaaaactgGACAATATTTTACGGACGGTGGAGTAAATGCGTTGAGGTTGCGGCCCAACTTTTTTTGGATTGAACAACTTAATCTTTAGCATTATGACAACAGGCCCGGCCCAGTTCGGTCAGGTCAGTCTGGTCCAATCTTAAACAATTTGGTAGTTGGGCAAGGCCCAAACTCGACCCAATCTTGAAAACGAACAAAAGCCCATAACTTAATTCACTTCCTCATATATAAAGTAAAGCTTGAATTTCAAGTGCTAGGGTTTTAGCAAAGTTCATTCTGAGTCATTGGCAGATAAATTAGGGGTGCGAAGAGTGCGTCAACCTTTTCATCAGCAGTCTTCCATTTCACCCCAACAATCAACATGGTAATCCCTCTCTTTCCTTTGATTGTTTGTGaatttttgtttgcttttcTCTTATTGAATTTTCAACTTTAAAGTTTACCTTTAAAATGATTTGTGAATGAACTGTCAATCTCACTCTGCTATAGCATggttaaacaaaattatgccATCATGTATAGAACAAATAGCTTTGTTATTATCAGTTGAATTATCGGTTAAAGTTCGGACTCTTCTTGTATGGCTAATTTGCTCTGCTTATGACTCTGATGAATTTTGCAAGCTTTAtggacttttttttgtttggaaaCACTAGAGATTCTGTGATGAGACGTTTTGGTAGTAACATTGCAACTTAGGCATGAGACGTTTTGGTAGTACTGGAGAACCAGATGGCTGCGGCGATAGTTTCTCTCTAGATCTGGCAAAAGTGAAAGAAACCCTAACATAATTCGAATATAGGCTGACAGCTGAACCCACCCTGGCCTCTAATCAGCGACTGTAAATAAGTATCTTTGGCGCCAAGAGGGAAGTCGTTTTTGAGGCAGATAGATAGAGTAAGGGACAGAGTTGCTTACTTGGTAGAGGGAGTTTGGGGAGCTTGACTAGACTGATTGGTTACCATAAggggattttaaaaaaaagagtattaGCATTTATGCAATGACTATGGAAGCTGCAAACAGGCTTTCTGTATTTGCAGC harbors:
- the LOC125224039 gene encoding glycosyltransferase BC10-like, with product MKNPISAAVKRASFPSPMANLLAHLFFFISGLTFGIIICFHFKSFSFNLQVTNGQFSITTAQPSSSPPPPPPPPSLMHGMRDEELLWKASMAPKIQEFPFKRVPKIAFMFLTKGPVVLAPLWDRFFKGSQGLYSIYVHSDPSFNGSEPEGSVFYGRRIASKEVQWGNVNMVEAERRLLANALLDFSNQYFVLLSESCIPLYNFSTIYSHLMESSHNFVESYDLPGPVGRGRYSQEMGPSITLDMWRKGSQWFQIDRNLAMEIISDKTYFPVFQNYCSGSCYADEHYLPTFVSMKFGERNANRTLTWVDWSRGGPHPSKFIRTDITKEFLEKMRSGSSCEYNGAKTNVCYLFARKFTLNALDRLLRFAPSVMHFDN